One genomic window of Gallaecimonas sp. GXIMD4217 includes the following:
- a CDS encoding GNAT family N-acetyltransferase/peptidase C39 family protein produces the protein MVLRLATSDDIPALDALERRCFTSDRIERRQWRHLIREAHGEVWLIAERGQLLASAVLLFKSGASLARLYSLAVAPEARGRGLARRLLAKLEARCLAEGVAALRLEVANSNQAAIDLYQKAGFRPLKALVAYYQDGGDGLRMEKRLKGRLPKGHLKVPFYPQQTEFSCGPACLLMALSALKKRHKPTLSDELAIWREATTIFMTSGHGGCSGEGLALAAHRRGLAVSLCVSDHEVPFIDGVRSAAKKEVLALVYQDFLAALHKAHIPVIAQRLEPEGLARHLAGGGLALVLISSYQFSRLKAPHWVLVVAMDERFVYLHDPDQDPGQALNEVAGVPVPKAAFATMARFGRRQYGAAVLVF, from the coding sequence ATGGTCCTGCGCCTTGCCACCTCCGACGACATCCCCGCCCTGGACGCCCTGGAAAGGCGCTGCTTCACCAGCGATCGCATCGAGCGCCGCCAATGGCGGCACCTGATCAGGGAGGCCCACGGCGAGGTATGGCTCATTGCCGAGCGCGGCCAGCTGCTGGCCAGCGCCGTGCTGCTGTTCAAGAGTGGCGCCTCCCTGGCCCGGCTCTATTCCCTGGCGGTGGCGCCCGAGGCCCGGGGCCGTGGCCTGGCCCGCAGGTTGCTGGCCAAACTGGAGGCGCGCTGCCTGGCCGAAGGGGTGGCGGCGCTGCGCCTGGAGGTGGCCAACAGCAACCAGGCCGCGATAGATCTTTATCAAAAGGCCGGCTTTCGCCCCCTCAAGGCCCTGGTGGCCTACTACCAGGACGGCGGCGACGGCCTGCGCATGGAAAAGCGCCTCAAGGGCCGGCTGCCCAAGGGCCACCTCAAGGTGCCGTTCTACCCCCAGCAGACCGAGTTCAGCTGCGGCCCGGCCTGCCTGCTGATGGCGCTGTCGGCGCTGAAGAAACGCCACAAGCCGACCCTGTCCGACGAACTGGCCATCTGGCGCGAGGCCACCACCATCTTCATGACCTCGGGCCACGGCGGCTGCAGCGGCGAAGGCCTGGCCCTGGCCGCCCACAGGCGTGGCCTGGCGGTGAGCCTGTGCGTGTCGGACCACGAGGTGCCCTTTATCGACGGGGTACGCAGCGCCGCCAAAAAGGAGGTGCTGGCCCTGGTGTACCAGGACTTCTTGGCGGCCCTGCATAAGGCCCATATCCCGGTGATCGCCCAGCGACTGGAGCCGGAAGGACTGGCGCGGCACCTGGCCGGTGGCGGCCTGGCCCTGGTGCTGATCTCCTCCTATCAGTTCAGCCGCCTCAAGGCGCCGCACTGGGTGCTGGTGGTGGCCATGGATGAGCGCTTCGTGTACCTGCACGACCCTGACCAGGATCCCGGCCAGGCCCTGAACGAGGTGGCCGGGGTGCCGGTGCCCAAAGCGGCCTTCGCCACCATGGCCCGCTTCGGCCGGCGCCAATACGGTGCGGCGGTACTGGTTTTCTGA
- a CDS encoding RimK family protein — MTRLTILLSRLKDWGKLYPSDDLMTTRQYLAKGAALGDKVQVLNLTGNYRYQGEGYYGSLLAEARGHRVLPSVATLNDLARRDLYQQALVGLSGPATDDNDRREFKVLFGRTLAPELAELGRQLFDRFPAPILSVTLAGSQVQRIKASGLKGLTDAEETLFAQALDGFSSKIWRIKKPRRRYRFDLAMLVDPSEQLPPSNAGALKRFIRAGRTLGVRVQPIRHQHLARLAEFDGLFIRETTSIHGPSFRFARRAEQLGLAVMDDPQSILRCTNKIYLAERLAQAGIATPKTLVVARGDRDGLNQAMDELGFPLVLKIPDGSFSRGVVKASTPAEVEQHAQAFFKLSALVLLQQYCYTEFDWRVGVLDRQPLFACQYHMSRGHWQIYHHQGGRTRSGGFETLAVAAAPRAVVDTAVKAANLMGDGLYGVDLKVVDGRPLVIEVNDNPNIDAGIEDRVLGEQLYLRLMQAFIRRMS; from the coding sequence ATGACCCGCCTGACCATACTGCTGAGCCGCCTCAAAGACTGGGGCAAGCTCTACCCCAGTGACGATCTCATGACCACCCGCCAGTACCTGGCCAAGGGCGCGGCCCTCGGCGACAAGGTGCAGGTGCTCAACCTCACTGGCAACTACCGCTACCAGGGCGAAGGCTACTACGGCTCGCTGCTGGCCGAGGCCAGGGGCCACCGGGTGCTGCCGTCCGTGGCCACCCTCAACGATCTGGCCCGGCGCGATCTCTACCAGCAGGCGCTGGTCGGCCTGTCCGGCCCGGCCACCGACGACAACGACAGGCGCGAATTCAAGGTACTGTTCGGCCGCACCCTGGCGCCGGAGCTGGCCGAGCTGGGCCGGCAGCTGTTCGACCGTTTCCCGGCGCCGATCCTGTCGGTCACCCTGGCCGGCAGCCAGGTGCAGCGCATCAAGGCCAGCGGCCTCAAGGGGCTGACAGATGCCGAGGAGACCCTGTTCGCCCAGGCCCTGGACGGCTTTTCCTCCAAGATCTGGCGCATCAAGAAGCCCAGGCGCCGCTACCGCTTCGATCTGGCCATGCTGGTGGACCCCAGCGAACAGCTGCCACCCTCCAACGCCGGGGCCCTGAAGCGCTTCATTCGCGCCGGCCGCACCCTGGGGGTGCGGGTGCAGCCAATCCGCCACCAGCACCTGGCCAGGCTGGCGGAGTTCGATGGCCTGTTCATCCGCGAGACCACCAGCATCCACGGCCCCAGTTTCCGTTTCGCGCGCCGGGCCGAGCAGCTGGGCCTGGCGGTGATGGACGATCCCCAGTCGATCCTGCGCTGCACCAACAAGATCTACCTGGCCGAACGCCTGGCCCAGGCCGGCATCGCCACCCCCAAGACCCTGGTGGTGGCCAGGGGCGACCGCGACGGCCTGAACCAGGCCATGGATGAACTGGGCTTCCCGCTGGTGCTCAAGATCCCGGACGGCTCCTTCTCCCGGGGCGTGGTCAAGGCCAGCACCCCGGCGGAGGTGGAGCAGCACGCCCAGGCCTTCTTCAAGCTAAGCGCGCTTGTCCTGCTGCAGCAGTACTGCTACACGGAGTTCGACTGGCGGGTGGGGGTGCTGGACCGCCAGCCCCTGTTCGCCTGCCAATACCACATGAGCCGGGGCCACTGGCAGATCTACCATCACCAGGGCGGCCGTACCCGCTCTGGCGGCTTCGAGACCCTGGCGGTGGCGGCGGCGCCCAGGGCGGTGGTGGACACGGCGGTGAAGGCCGCCAACCTGATGGGCGACGGCCTGTACGGGGTGGATCTCAAGGTGGTGGACGGCAGGCCGCTGGTCATAGAGGTGAACGACAACCCCAACATCGACGCCGGCATCGAAGACAGGGTGCTGGGCGAGCAGCTCTACCTGAGGCTGATGCAGGCATTCATTCGCCGCATGAGCTAG
- a CDS encoding inner membrane-spanning protein YciB has protein sequence MALLEYLPLIAFFIAYKLADIYVATAVLMGCSALTLVVTRIMGKPISKQQWWLFGAIMAFGAMTLAFRSDLFLKWKFTLVYSAFAIAMAASELMGKNLIKKAMGEMIPAPEALWRRLAFAWSGFFATLAGVNLLVAYNFSQQTWVNFKVFWTMGLTFGAVVLTVLSLYKYLPADEEQDKQ, from the coding sequence ATGGCCCTGCTGGAATACCTTCCCCTTATCGCCTTTTTCATCGCCTACAAGCTGGCCGACATCTACGTGGCCACCGCCGTACTCATGGGCTGCTCGGCCCTGACCCTGGTGGTCACCAGGATCATGGGCAAACCCATCAGCAAGCAGCAGTGGTGGCTGTTCGGGGCCATCATGGCCTTCGGCGCCATGACCCTGGCGTTTCGCTCCGATCTGTTCCTGAAATGGAAGTTCACCCTGGTCTACAGCGCCTTTGCCATCGCCATGGCCGCCAGCGAGCTGATGGGCAAGAACCTGATCAAGAAGGCCATGGGCGAGATGATCCCGGCCCCCGAGGCGCTCTGGCGGCGCCTGGCCTTTGCCTGGAGCGGCTTCTTCGCCACCCTGGCCGGCGTCAACCTGCTGGTGGCCTACAATTTCAGCCAGCAGACCTGGGTCAACTTCAAGGTGTTCTGGACCATGGGGCTGACCTTCGGCGCCGTAGTGCTGACGGTGCTGAGCCTCTACAAGTACCTGCCCGCCGACGAGGAGCAGGACAAGCAATGA
- a CDS encoding VOC family protein: MAKVMGVGGVFFRCLDRDGLAAWYQKWLGMPVNEQFCGAEFKTANYPKGGYTVWGLFKSDTDYFAPSDQQFMVNLVVDDIKAALAQVAEGGGTVLDGPVDDPCGLFGWFLDPEGNKVELWQPYQHAE, from the coding sequence ATGGCCAAGGTGATGGGGGTTGGCGGCGTATTTTTTCGTTGCCTGGACAGGGACGGGCTGGCGGCCTGGTACCAGAAGTGGCTGGGGATGCCCGTCAACGAGCAGTTCTGCGGTGCCGAATTCAAGACCGCAAATTACCCCAAGGGCGGCTACACGGTATGGGGGCTGTTCAAGTCAGACACCGACTATTTTGCACCTTCCGACCAGCAGTTCATGGTCAACCTGGTGGTCGACGACATCAAGGCCGCCCTGGCCCAGGTGGCGGAGGGCGGCGGTACCGTGCTGGACGGCCCGGTGGACGATCCCTGCGGCCTGTTCGGCTGGTTCCTGGATCCGGAAGGCAACAAGGTGGAGCTGTGGCAGCCCTACCAGCATGCGGAATGA
- a CDS encoding DUF4922 domain-containing protein, producing MSELFARAALLSRRALASGHLQPQATEVTLVHQDGLDFVLRTAKRPPAKPDNLDGKPKGDPFGPPEPELTLGPAGSEHLWLLNKFNVLDIHLLLITRDFQPQDAELTLADFAAFWPQVQQTDGLGFYNGGRDAGASQPHRHFQLVPRAMAPELTALPLDFSHPEHRARLAFRHHYRHLHGDETPEQLFAAWQQARDALGLERESPFNLLLLRQGLMVIPRKQKGLAGLEVNALGFAGSFFAHDQAQKAQLLATGFLPLLHGVALGA from the coding sequence ATGTCTGAACTCTTTGCACGGGCGGCATTGCTCAGCCGCCGGGCCCTGGCCAGCGGCCACCTGCAACCCCAGGCCACCGAGGTCACCCTGGTCCACCAGGACGGCCTGGATTTCGTGCTGCGCACCGCCAAGAGGCCGCCCGCCAAGCCGGACAACCTGGACGGCAAGCCCAAGGGCGATCCCTTCGGGCCGCCGGAGCCCGAGCTGACCCTGGGGCCGGCCGGATCCGAGCACCTGTGGCTGCTCAACAAGTTCAACGTGCTCGACATCCACCTGCTGCTCATTACCCGCGACTTCCAGCCCCAGGACGCCGAGCTGACCCTGGCCGACTTCGCCGCCTTCTGGCCCCAGGTGCAGCAGACCGATGGCCTGGGCTTCTACAACGGCGGCCGCGACGCCGGCGCCAGCCAGCCCCACCGCCATTTCCAGTTGGTACCAAGGGCCATGGCCCCGGAACTCACCGCCCTGCCCCTGGATTTCAGCCACCCTGAGCACAGGGCCAGGCTGGCCTTTCGCCACCATTACCGGCACCTGCACGGCGATGAAACACCCGAACAGCTCTTCGCCGCCTGGCAACAGGCCAGGGACGCCCTGGGCCTGGAAAGGGAAAGCCCCTTCAACCTGCTGCTGCTGCGCCAGGGCCTGATGGTGATCCCCAGGAAACAAAAGGGCCTGGCCGGCCTGGAGGTGAATGCCCTTGGCTTCGCGGGCTCCTTCTTCGCCCACGATCAGGCCCAGAAGGCGCAGCTACTGGCCACCGGCTTCCTGCCGCTGCTGCACGGGGTGGCCCTGGGGGCCTAG
- a CDS encoding YciI family protein, with protein sequence MWYMIVSQDVDNSLPLRARARPAHLARLEALQNQGRLLLAGPLPAIDSENPGDAGFTGSLVVAEFPSLEEAQAWADADPYVAAGVYESVLVKPFKKVLP encoded by the coding sequence ATGTGGTATATGATCGTCTCCCAGGACGTTGACAACAGCCTGCCGCTGCGTGCCCGGGCCCGCCCCGCCCACCTGGCCCGCCTGGAGGCGCTCCAGAACCAGGGCCGGCTACTGCTGGCAGGTCCCCTGCCGGCCATCGACAGCGAGAACCCCGGCGACGCCGGCTTCACCGGCTCCCTGGTGGTGGCGGAGTTCCCGTCCCTGGAAGAGGCCCAGGCCTGGGCCGATGCCGACCCCTATGTGGCGGCCGGCGTCTATGAAAGCGTGCTGGTCAAGCCCTTCAAGAAGGTGCTGCCCTGA
- a CDS encoding NAD(P)-dependent oxidoreductase translates to MKVAFIGLGVMGYPMAGHLQQAGLDVCVYNRTANKAETWARQYGGRFAATPALAAQGAELVFVCVGNDDDVRQVVLGEEGAVHGMAAGAVLIDHTTASADLARELAARLAERGLGFLDAPVSGGQAGAENGVLTIMAGGEAEHFASAEPVMAHYARQQTLIGPAGAGQLCKMVNQICIAGVVQGLAEGVHFAKKAGLDVEKVVETISKGAAQSWQMENRALTMAAGEYEFGFAVDWMRKDLGIALSEAGRNGSRLPLTALVDQFYGEVQALGGSRWDTSSLMARLEAFDK, encoded by the coding sequence ATGAAAGTGGCCTTTATCGGTTTGGGAGTCATGGGCTACCCCATGGCCGGTCACCTGCAGCAGGCAGGTCTGGATGTGTGCGTCTACAACAGGACGGCCAACAAGGCCGAGACCTGGGCCCGCCAGTACGGCGGCCGCTTTGCCGCCACCCCGGCCCTGGCCGCCCAGGGCGCAGAGCTGGTGTTCGTGTGCGTGGGTAACGACGACGACGTGCGCCAGGTGGTGCTGGGCGAGGAAGGGGCCGTGCACGGCATGGCCGCCGGCGCCGTGCTCATCGACCACACCACCGCCAGCGCCGATCTGGCCCGGGAGCTGGCCGCCAGGCTGGCCGAGCGGGGCCTGGGCTTTCTGGACGCGCCCGTGTCCGGCGGCCAGGCCGGCGCCGAAAACGGCGTGCTGACCATCATGGCCGGCGGCGAGGCCGAACACTTCGCCAGCGCCGAGCCGGTGATGGCCCACTACGCCCGCCAGCAGACCCTGATCGGCCCGGCCGGTGCCGGTCAGCTGTGCAAGATGGTCAACCAGATCTGCATCGCCGGCGTGGTGCAGGGCCTGGCCGAAGGGGTCCATTTCGCCAAGAAGGCGGGCCTGGACGTGGAGAAGGTGGTCGAGACCATCTCCAAGGGTGCCGCCCAGAGCTGGCAGATGGAAAACCGGGCCCTGACCATGGCCGCCGGTGAATACGAGTTCGGCTTTGCGGTGGACTGGATGCGCAAGGATCTGGGTATCGCCCTCAGTGAGGCGGGCCGCAACGGCAGCCGCCTGCCCCTGACCGCCCTGGTGGATCAGTTCTACGGCGAGGTGCAGGCCCTGGGCGGCAGCCGCTGGGACACCTCCAGCCTGATGGCGCGCCTGGAAGCCTTCGACAAGTAA
- a CDS encoding FGGY-family carbohydrate kinase — translation MTRRYLLALDNGTQSVRALLFDLQGNLVAKAQEKLAPPYASPRPGWAEQDPELFWQALCRASKRLLAEHPLEEGQLLAASLTTQRGTFVHLDEVGRPLRPAMVWPDSRRQERLAPLPWYWRWPLRLAGQLGTVQYFRGEAEANWVQANQPEVDENSRHKGLLSAWLTLKLTGRFRDAVAGQVGYLPFSYRHQQWAARWDWKWWALAVKREQLPELVRAGELLGELSPAAALATGLPEGLPLIAAGGDKQCEVLGSGAHELEVACVSLGTTATVSVTTPFYMEAVRFLPPYPAVVPGHYCVEMQLSRGFWLLSWLLREFGQAEVAEAERRGVAPEQVVCELIEQVPPGCEGLVVEPHWAPGIIYPGPEARGAVLGFREQHGRAHLYRAVIEGICFALRQGKERIEKASGRPISRLLISGGGAQSDVVMQIAADVLNLPAERPHTFETSGLGAAMAAAVGVGAYTSFAQASAKMCRNDKVFWPHPEHARHYQQLYKSVYRPAYGRLKPLYQRLRRLLEKEPPR, via the coding sequence CCTGGTGGCCAAGGCCCAGGAAAAGCTGGCGCCCCCCTATGCCAGCCCCAGGCCGGGCTGGGCCGAGCAGGATCCCGAACTGTTCTGGCAGGCCCTGTGCCGGGCCAGCAAGCGGCTGCTGGCCGAGCACCCCCTCGAGGAGGGCCAGCTGCTGGCGGCCAGCCTGACCACCCAGAGGGGCACCTTCGTGCACCTGGACGAGGTTGGCCGGCCGCTGCGCCCGGCCATGGTCTGGCCGGACAGCCGCCGCCAGGAGCGCCTGGCCCCCTTGCCCTGGTACTGGCGCTGGCCGCTGCGTCTGGCCGGCCAGCTCGGCACCGTCCAGTATTTTCGCGGCGAGGCCGAGGCCAACTGGGTCCAGGCCAACCAGCCCGAGGTGGACGAGAACAGCCGCCACAAGGGGCTGCTGTCGGCCTGGCTGACCCTGAAGCTCACCGGCCGTTTCCGCGATGCCGTGGCCGGCCAGGTGGGCTACCTGCCGTTTTCCTATCGCCACCAGCAGTGGGCCGCCCGCTGGGACTGGAAGTGGTGGGCCCTGGCCGTGAAGCGTGAGCAGCTGCCGGAGCTGGTCAGGGCCGGCGAGCTGCTGGGCGAGCTGAGCCCGGCCGCCGCCCTGGCGACCGGCCTGCCCGAGGGCCTGCCGCTGATCGCCGCCGGTGGTGACAAGCAGTGCGAGGTACTGGGCAGCGGTGCCCACGAGCTGGAGGTGGCCTGTGTCAGCCTGGGCACCACCGCCACTGTTTCGGTCACCACCCCCTTCTACATGGAGGCGGTGCGCTTCCTGCCCCCCTATCCGGCCGTGGTGCCGGGCCATTACTGCGTGGAGATGCAGCTGTCCCGGGGCTTCTGGCTGCTGAGCTGGCTGCTCCGCGAGTTCGGCCAGGCGGAAGTGGCCGAGGCCGAGCGCCGTGGCGTTGCCCCCGAGCAGGTGGTCTGCGAGCTTATCGAGCAGGTGCCGCCGGGCTGCGAGGGCCTGGTGGTGGAGCCGCACTGGGCGCCTGGCATCATCTACCCCGGGCCCGAGGCCAGGGGCGCGGTGCTGGGCTTTCGGGAGCAGCACGGCCGCGCCCACCTGTACCGGGCCGTCATCGAGGGGATCTGCTTCGCCCTCAGGCAGGGCAAGGAACGCATCGAAAAGGCCTCCGGCAGGCCCATCAGCCGGCTGCTGATCTCCGGTGGCGGCGCCCAGTCCGACGTGGTGATGCAGATCGCCGCCGACGTGCTCAACCTGCCCGCCGAGCGGCCCCACACCTTCGAAACCTCCGGCCTGGGTGCGGCCATGGCAGCCGCCGTGGGCGTGGGCGCCTACACCAGCTTCGCCCAGGCCAGCGCCAAGATGTGCCGCAACGACAAGGTGTTCTGGCCCCATCCCGAGCACGCCAGGCACTACCAGCAGCTCTACAAATCCGTCTACAGGCCGGCCTATGGCCGGCTCAAACCCCTCTACCAGCGCCTTCGGCGTCTCTTGGAAAAGGAGCCCCCGCGATGA